From a region of the Tenggerimyces flavus genome:
- a CDS encoding amidase, which produces MHEAPQPQPPLLGSWQDLGSLEAIAAGVRAGTIDPVALADRAIERANAVQELNAVVYLDAERVRADAARATDGPLAGIPVLVKEIIEVEGMPFTCGSAVFAGRRADRDADIVRRLRNAGAVVLGLSHSHEFAYGPTGQSNVTGPSHNPHDPTRITGGSSAGSAAGVAAGITPLAIGTDTAGSVRIPAALCGIVGAMPTRQRLPRDGVFPLSSTLDHLGLFAHSVEDARYALASLTHDDFGGGAIDQPLLGIPTNPQLQDSTDEVAAAFDHARTRFPKTVNLELPDWPDLLATGFDLQGPEAAAVHADTFPARADEYQPDVKIRLTDAFAVPGWRYVRAKAHAAEIARAADDVLRSVDAVIFPTLPITTPPASETHGTVPSGTYLVRDLLIRNNRLANLTDHPCVTIPLPSKGLPIGLAILAADDSKALSVAAWIENRLRA; this is translated from the coding sequence ATGCACGAAGCGCCACAGCCACAGCCACCGCTGCTCGGCAGCTGGCAGGACCTCGGCTCGCTCGAAGCCATCGCCGCGGGCGTACGGGCAGGCACGATCGACCCGGTCGCGCTCGCCGACCGCGCCATCGAGCGCGCGAACGCGGTCCAAGAGCTCAACGCCGTCGTGTACCTCGATGCGGAACGAGTCCGCGCCGACGCCGCCAGGGCCACAGACGGCCCGCTGGCCGGGATCCCGGTCCTGGTCAAGGAGATCATCGAGGTCGAGGGCATGCCGTTCACCTGCGGCTCCGCGGTCTTCGCGGGCCGGCGAGCCGACCGCGACGCCGACATCGTGCGCCGCCTGCGGAACGCCGGCGCCGTGGTGCTCGGCCTCAGCCACAGCCACGAGTTCGCCTACGGTCCCACCGGCCAGTCCAACGTGACCGGCCCCAGCCACAATCCGCACGACCCCACCCGCATCACGGGCGGTTCCAGCGCGGGGTCGGCGGCCGGTGTCGCGGCCGGCATCACCCCGCTCGCGATCGGTACGGACACCGCCGGCTCCGTACGCATCCCCGCCGCGCTGTGCGGGATCGTCGGCGCGATGCCCACCCGGCAACGACTTCCGCGCGACGGCGTCTTCCCGCTCTCGTCGACGCTCGACCACCTCGGCCTCTTCGCGCACTCGGTCGAGGACGCCCGTTATGCCCTCGCCAGCCTCACGCATGACGACTTCGGAGGCGGCGCGATCGACCAACCCCTGTTGGGCATTCCGACCAATCCCCAGCTCCAGGACAGCACCGACGAGGTCGCCGCCGCGTTCGACCACGCCCGCACAAGATTCCCGAAGACCGTCAACCTCGAGTTGCCCGACTGGCCGGACCTCCTCGCGACCGGCTTCGACCTCCAAGGCCCCGAAGCCGCCGCCGTCCACGCAGACACCTTCCCCGCAAGGGCAGACGAGTACCAGCCCGACGTCAAGATCCGATTGACGGACGCGTTCGCGGTCCCAGGTTGGCGCTACGTCAGGGCAAAGGCCCACGCGGCGGAGATCGCCAGGGCGGCCGACGACGTTCTCCGATCCGTCGACGCCGTGATCTTCCCCACCCTCCCGATCACCACGCCGCCAGCGAGCGAGACCCACGGAACGGTCCCGAGCGGTACGTACCTCGTCCGCGATCTGCTGATCCGCAACAACCGACTCGCCAACCTCACCGACCATCCATGCGTCACGATTCCCCTTCCCAGCAAGGGACTTCCGATTGGTCTCGCCATCCTCGCGGCGGACGACAGCAAGGCCCTCAGTGTCGCTGCCTGGATCGAGAACAGGCTCCGCGCATGA
- a CDS encoding helix-turn-helix transcriptional regulator, protein MTLRMIGAGIHVAAPGQHFPSHAHGSWEVVYYATGLARCPIGNETYDGTPGTILATPPNTPHAELTATGYSNRFVQIVAPPDWPWPRVAFDDGERSLGRLFDALTREYMRPARHGDRMTAILVDELDIQLRRAGDDRPISPAERTVAAVERIIEERFAERLRIAEICADLSCSPSALRAHFAKLRGTSPRAYLQAVRLRHALGYLRNSTLTLQAIAELCGYDSVSHLSRHVKAATGSSPGALRKTP, encoded by the coding sequence ATGACCCTCCGCATGATCGGCGCCGGCATCCACGTCGCCGCGCCCGGGCAGCACTTCCCGTCCCACGCGCACGGTTCGTGGGAGGTCGTCTACTACGCGACCGGCCTCGCCCGCTGCCCGATCGGCAACGAGACGTACGACGGAACGCCCGGCACGATCCTCGCCACGCCGCCGAACACGCCGCACGCCGAGCTCACCGCCACCGGCTACAGCAACAGGTTCGTGCAGATCGTCGCGCCACCCGACTGGCCGTGGCCGCGCGTGGCGTTCGACGACGGCGAGCGGTCGCTCGGCAGGCTGTTCGACGCCCTCACCCGCGAGTACATGCGCCCCGCCCGACACGGAGACCGGATGACCGCCATCCTCGTCGACGAGCTCGACATCCAGCTCCGACGCGCCGGCGACGATCGGCCGATCAGCCCGGCCGAACGTACGGTCGCCGCCGTCGAACGCATCATCGAAGAGCGCTTCGCCGAACGTCTCCGCATCGCCGAGATCTGCGCCGACCTGTCCTGCTCGCCGTCCGCCCTCAGGGCGCACTTCGCCAAGCTCCGAGGCACCAGCCCGCGCGCGTACCTACAGGCCGTCAGGCTTCGCCACGCCCTCGGCTACCTGCGCAATTCGACCTTGACGCTGCAGGCCATCGCCGAGCTGTGCGGGTACGACTCGGTCAGCCACCTCAGCAGGCACGTCAAGGCCGCCACCGGCAGCTCGCCCGGCGCCCTGCGGAAGACTCCGTGA
- the trxA gene encoding thioredoxin has product MATIELTSENFNDIVTGSGTIMIDFWAEWCGPCRMFAPVFEKASEQHQDITFGKVDTQAQLELAQAFDISSIPTLMVIRDGVMLYAEAGALPAPMLEELIGKVQDVDMDQVRAEIAQNEQAQ; this is encoded by the coding sequence ATGGCGACCATCGAGCTGACCAGCGAGAACTTCAACGACATCGTGACCGGCAGCGGCACGATCATGATCGACTTCTGGGCGGAGTGGTGCGGACCGTGCCGGATGTTCGCGCCGGTGTTCGAGAAGGCGTCGGAACAGCACCAGGACATTACGTTCGGCAAGGTCGACACCCAGGCACAGCTCGAGCTGGCGCAGGCGTTCGACATCTCCTCCATCCCCACGCTGATGGTGATCCGGGACGGCGTGATGCTGTACGCCGAGGCCGGGGCGCTTCCGGCGCCGATGCTCGAGGAGCTGATCGGGAAGGTCCAGGACGTCGACATGGACCAGGTTCGGGCCGAGATCGCCCAGAACGAGCAGGCTCAGTGA
- a CDS encoding LLM class flavin-dependent oxidoreductase has protein sequence MNVPLSVLELAPVGAGQTSAQALAGAAELARHVEDLGYRRFWVAEHHNMPGVASTSPAVLIAHVAAKTERIQVGSGGVMLPNHAALVVAEQFAMLEALHPGRIDLGIGRAPGTDPATAAALRRTPEGLGAEDFPRELDLLLNLLGGPYANEEVKLKATPQATSAPGVWLLGSSGYSAQVAGLLGLPFNFAHHFSAQNTEPAMDMYRKTFRPSAILDKPHAAVTQSVFVAETRDEAERIALPARISMVSLRTGRPRSLPTLEEAATYAWSDAERQLLDHLPSQPSIGTPEQVRDELEQLVARTQADELMVTTMTHGVPERLTSFALLAKAWGLT, from the coding sequence GTGAACGTACCCCTCTCCGTTCTCGAGCTCGCCCCCGTCGGCGCGGGTCAGACCAGCGCCCAAGCCCTCGCCGGCGCGGCCGAGCTCGCTCGGCACGTCGAAGACCTGGGCTACCGGCGGTTCTGGGTCGCCGAGCACCACAACATGCCGGGAGTCGCCAGTACGAGTCCGGCGGTTCTGATCGCCCACGTCGCCGCGAAGACCGAACGGATCCAGGTCGGCTCCGGCGGCGTCATGCTGCCCAACCACGCCGCGCTCGTCGTCGCCGAGCAGTTCGCGATGCTCGAGGCGCTGCATCCCGGCCGGATCGACCTCGGCATCGGGCGCGCGCCCGGCACCGACCCGGCGACGGCTGCCGCGCTGCGACGTACGCCGGAGGGGCTTGGCGCCGAGGACTTCCCGCGCGAGCTCGATCTGCTGCTCAACCTCCTCGGTGGCCCGTACGCGAACGAGGAGGTCAAGCTCAAGGCCACGCCGCAGGCGACCTCCGCGCCGGGCGTCTGGCTGCTCGGCTCGAGCGGCTACAGCGCCCAGGTCGCGGGGCTGCTGGGGCTGCCGTTCAACTTCGCGCACCACTTCAGCGCGCAGAACACCGAGCCGGCGATGGACATGTACCGCAAGACGTTCCGCCCGTCGGCGATCCTCGACAAGCCGCATGCCGCCGTCACGCAGTCGGTCTTCGTCGCCGAGACGCGCGACGAGGCGGAGCGAATCGCCTTGCCCGCAAGGATTTCCATGGTCTCGCTGCGGACCGGTCGCCCTCGTTCGCTTCCCACGTTGGAGGAAGCCGCTACATACGCGTGGTCCGACGCCGAACGGCAGCTGCTCGACCACCTGCCCAGCCAGCCGTCGATCGGGACGCCGGAGCAGGTACGCGACGAGCTCGAGCAGCTGGTCGCGCGTACCCAGGCCGACGAGCTCATGGTGACCACGATGACCCACGGGGTCCCGGAACGGCTGACCAGCTTTGCCCTGTTGGCGAAAGCCTGGGGCCTGACCTGA
- a CDS encoding SDR family NAD(P)-dependent oxidoreductase, which translates to MAGRLDGEVVLITGAAQGIGRATAVVAAREGAKVGLLDVDEAGGADALAEVTAGGAQACFVTADITSESQVATAVGAVADELGDATVLVNNAGRNSYADPVAMTVAEWDDVFAVDLKGAWMMARAVLPAMKSRGRGSIVNIASIHARLTTQGMFPYAACKSGLVGLTRSLALDLGPHGVRVNAVSPGWTRTRLVQEVLDRHEPSYTQQVLDAHPMGRIGTPPEIAEVICFLASDAASFVTGAEWSADGGLGARYAG; encoded by the coding sequence ATGGCAGGACGGCTCGACGGCGAAGTGGTGCTGATCACCGGCGCGGCACAGGGCATTGGCCGCGCGACCGCCGTGGTCGCGGCGCGCGAGGGCGCGAAGGTCGGGTTGCTCGACGTCGACGAGGCAGGCGGCGCGGACGCGTTGGCCGAGGTCACGGCCGGCGGCGCGCAGGCGTGCTTCGTCACCGCCGACATCACCTCGGAGTCGCAGGTGGCTACGGCTGTGGGCGCTGTGGCCGACGAGCTGGGCGACGCGACCGTACTGGTCAACAATGCCGGCCGGAACTCCTACGCCGACCCGGTCGCGATGACGGTCGCGGAGTGGGACGACGTGTTCGCCGTGGATCTCAAGGGCGCCTGGATGATGGCGCGGGCGGTGCTGCCTGCGATGAAGTCGCGGGGTCGGGGTTCGATCGTGAACATCGCGTCGATCCATGCCCGGCTGACGACGCAGGGGATGTTCCCGTACGCGGCGTGCAAGTCCGGCCTGGTCGGCCTGACCCGCAGCCTTGCGCTCGACCTCGGCCCGCACGGCGTCCGGGTGAACGCGGTGAGCCCCGGCTGGACCCGTACCCGCCTGGTGCAGGAGGTGCTGGACCGGCACGAGCCGTCGTACACCCAGCAGGTGCTGGACGCGCATCCGATGGGCCGGATCGGCACGCCGCCGGAGATCGCCGAGGTGATCTGCTTCCTCGCCTCCGACGCCGCCTCCTTCGTGACCGGCGCCGAATGGTCCGCCGACGGCGGCCTCGGCGCGAGGTACGCCGGCTAG
- a CDS encoding PKD domain-containing protein — protein MRRSMAAALVLGLITLFLGAVGAGTANAAETKTATMTLSGSGEDPLLRTLIHCDGCAPDAIFDCGDDCEITAGIKFGVTTQLEWSAPFTVRTTHDPADIHQGDTTNVSNTVSAGAGTMRVRFAVPWEAGLFACGGSFKPCGPKGTDDWQSTNYRVSGTLTMTSAPVTCTPPITGLGPVACNYSASATVLPETCIDPACLVDIQARLGVTGTVSVDAAGVIVSRTATFHGAKDLTVASSPAADDLAIPCSAAAGTDLVYGVGPATYRSPSVRATGNLGLNIYVDGPGPANLEENIGLASGTIFDQPLSLTGGSRTNHNLGDVQRDAIAPRITGVQQAGTFVEGANVGFSATVTDNCLGNGASYAWAFSDGGSANGNPAQHAFADNGSYTGKLTVSDAGGNPVSHDFAVQPISNAPPSATATPVGTAFWGVPVSFHASAVDPGPADQATLTYAWTFGDGGTAAGADVTHTYANPGAYTAKVTVTDKDGGVGTATVTATIAKRATATTYTGPRKSLPLLRVTLTGRLVDGLGNPVTGRTLRFALGSHTDTGRTNQSGNASGSVVPPILLGTTNVKASFAGDAFYEPSQDGPYPFRVGIL, from the coding sequence ATGCGACGAAGCATGGCCGCGGCACTCGTGCTTGGCCTCATCACGTTGTTCTTAGGAGCGGTAGGCGCCGGTACGGCGAACGCGGCGGAGACGAAGACCGCCACCATGACCCTGTCGGGAAGCGGCGAGGACCCACTTCTCCGGACGTTGATCCACTGCGATGGTTGCGCCCCGGACGCGATCTTCGACTGCGGTGACGACTGCGAGATCACCGCGGGGATCAAGTTCGGCGTCACCACGCAGCTCGAGTGGTCCGCGCCGTTCACCGTTCGGACGACGCACGATCCCGCCGACATCCACCAGGGCGATACGACGAACGTCTCGAACACCGTGAGCGCTGGCGCGGGCACGATGCGGGTCAGGTTCGCGGTCCCGTGGGAGGCAGGGCTGTTCGCCTGCGGCGGAAGCTTCAAACCCTGTGGACCCAAGGGCACCGACGACTGGCAGTCGACGAACTACCGGGTGTCCGGCACGTTGACCATGACGTCGGCGCCGGTGACCTGCACGCCGCCCATCACCGGCCTGGGTCCGGTCGCCTGCAACTACTCCGCGTCCGCCACCGTGCTGCCCGAGACCTGCATCGACCCTGCTTGCCTCGTCGACATCCAGGCGCGCCTGGGCGTCACAGGAACGGTCAGCGTCGACGCCGCCGGCGTGATCGTCAGCAGGACGGCGACGTTCCACGGCGCCAAGGACCTGACCGTTGCTTCCTCGCCCGCAGCGGACGACCTCGCCATCCCGTGCTCCGCGGCCGCCGGCACCGACCTCGTCTACGGCGTCGGCCCGGCGACGTACCGGTCGCCCTCGGTCAGGGCCACCGGCAACCTGGGCCTCAACATCTACGTCGACGGCCCCGGCCCGGCGAACCTCGAGGAGAACATCGGCCTCGCGTCAGGGACGATCTTCGACCAGCCGTTGTCGCTGACCGGCGGAAGCCGGACCAACCACAACCTCGGCGACGTGCAGCGCGACGCCATCGCGCCGCGGATCACCGGAGTCCAGCAGGCCGGGACGTTCGTCGAGGGTGCGAACGTCGGGTTCAGCGCCACCGTCACCGACAACTGCCTCGGCAACGGCGCCAGCTACGCGTGGGCGTTTTCCGACGGCGGTTCGGCAAACGGGAACCCGGCCCAGCACGCGTTCGCTGACAACGGGAGCTACACCGGAAAGCTGACTGTGTCGGACGCGGGCGGGAACCCGGTCAGCCACGACTTCGCGGTCCAACCGATCTCCAACGCCCCGCCCTCTGCGACCGCAACGCCCGTGGGGACGGCGTTCTGGGGTGTTCCGGTGAGCTTCCACGCGTCCGCTGTGGATCCGGGCCCTGCCGACCAGGCGACCTTGACGTACGCCTGGACGTTCGGCGACGGGGGTACGGCAGCAGGTGCGGACGTGACCCACACGTACGCGAACCCAGGCGCGTACACCGCGAAGGTCACCGTCACCGACAAGGACGGCGGGGTCGGGACGGCGACGGTCACCGCGACCATCGCCAAGCGCGCCACTGCCACCACCTACACCGGGCCTCGCAAGAGCCTGCCGCTGCTGCGGGTCACGCTCACCGGGCGGTTGGTCGATGGACTCGGCAACCCGGTGACCGGCCGTACGCTGCGGTTCGCGCTCGGCAGCCACACCGACACGGGACGCACGAACCAGTCGGGCAACGCCTCCGGCTCGGTCGTGCCGCCAATCCTGCTCGGAACCACGAACGTGAAGGCGTCCTTCGCTGGCGATGCGTTCTACGAGCCTTCGCAGGACGGGCCCTACCCGTTCCGAGTCGGCATCCTCTAG